TCCTTATATAGCCTCGAATATGAGAGCTTCTCTGCAATTTCATCACTATTTAATTTCTTAAAATAATATGAAAAAAATAATTCTCCATTTTTATTTATTCCATCTAATTCCTCAAGATAAGGCTTATTGCCTCTAGTATCCATAGTCGACGTACTTAAAAAGCTCCCTTCAGTTTCTGGAAGATTAGGGTGAACTATCCTAATTGCATAATTGTCTCCGCCATTATAATTTAATATTTGACTTACCCATATATATGAGTCATCATCAAATCGCTGCCTTCTTATTTTTTCTGCTGTGATTAGCTTGATTTTATCATCAACAAATTTAGTTTTCACGCCAAAAATACCTGATACTCTACCATGCTTTACTTCTTCATAGGAAAGAAGCTCAGACTTAAGTCTTTCAATAACAAAATCTAAATCGTCGCCATTTTTATACTCACTTTGAGGATTGTAAATTACTTCATTCGTGATGTTATCCCAAAATAATATAGTCCAATAATTATCCTTCCCTAAATTTTTTATATCAGTATCAAACCTATTAGTAAAAAATTTTATAAATTCATCATCATCCTCAGACGCAAAATCCAATGAAATTCCTCTTTGCTTAGTAAAGTATTTATATCTTTCGTATTCCAGTTCTCTTTCTACATCAATCTCGACAAAAAGATTATTTATAGTGTCTTTTAGAAAGGTCTTTTTTATTTCTATTATTGTATTTCTAGTTTCTTCTTGATATATTTTCCCAAAAGCATTGTGTGAAACTAGATAAAAATAAGATATCGCTGAACACATTAGGGTTATTAGTATAACGGATAAAATCCTTATTTTGCTGATTTTCATCTAATCCTCTCCATCTCATAGAAGATTTAATATCCTTTCCAGCTTGCTAAAATCTATAAATCTACTTTCTCTAAGAATTTCACTATTTTCATTAAAAATTAATATAGTTGGAATATTAAACACTAGATGCTGTCCAGCTATCTCCAAATTTTGATTTACATCAATCCTTCCTATAGGCAGCTTAGCAGTCTCATTAAGCTCAAGAAGCTTTGGAAATACACTATGGCACACGTTGCAATCCTCTGAACTAAAATACAAAATATATACAGGATTTTGCTTCATTCTTTCCAGTTCTTCAGCAGAATTAATATATACATAGGTATTATTTGAATTCATTTTAATCACTCCTATTATCCATATGTTTACAGCTATAAATAAATGGATAGTTATAATATGTATATATACCACAATAGTCCTATAAAAATCTATTAATATTATTATAACGAAAAAGGAGACTGCGAAAATGAAAAAACATCTGAAAAACAATGTTCATTGGGTAGGAAAAGTAGACTGGGAGCTGAGAAAATTCCATGGAGATGATTATTCTACTCACAAAGGCTCAACCTATAACTCATACCTTATTCAAGAGGAAAAAACTGTACTTGTGGATACTGTTTGGATGCCTTTTGCAAATGAATTCGTGGAAAATCTCAAAAGTGAAATCGACCTTAACTCCATAGACTACATAGTGATAAACCATGGAGAGGTAGACCATAGTGGAGCTCTTCCAGAGCTAATGAAGCACATTCCAAATACCCCTATTTATTGCAGTGCAAATGCAGTTAAATCACTAAAAGGTCAATACCACCAAGATTGGAATTTAAATGTAGTAAAAACTGGTGATACTCTAGATGTAGGAAACAATAAACAGCTTATTTTTGTTGAAATGCCAATGCTTCACTGGCCAGACAGCATGGCTTCATTCTTAACTGGAGATAATATTTTATTTAGCAATGACGCTTTTGGTCAGCATTATGCTACAGAAATGCTTTATAACGATTTAGTTGATCAATGCGAGCTATTTAGCGAGGCTTTAAAATATTATGCAAATATCCTAACTCCATTTAGCGCTATTTTGAAAAAGAAGCTCGAAGAGGTTATAGCTCTTAATCTTCCTATCGAGATAATAGCTACTAGTCACGGTGTTATCTGGAGAGATAATCCAATGCAAATAGTTGAAAAATATGCTAAATGGTACGATAACTATCAAGAAAATCAAATCACAATAATCTACGATACTATGTGGAATGGAACTAAAACATTAGCTGAAAAAATAGCTGAAGGAATAGCTTTGGAAGATAAAGATGTTACTGTGAAAATATTCAACCTCGCAAAAT
This region of Acetoanaerobium noterae genomic DNA includes:
- a CDS encoding sensor domain-containing diguanylate cyclase, which translates into the protein MKISKIRILSVILITLMCSAISYFYLVSHNAFGKIYQEETRNTIIEIKKTFLKDTINNLFVEIDVERELEYERYKYFTKQRGISLDFASEDDDEFIKFFTNRFDTDIKNLGKDNYWTILFWDNITNEVIYNPQSEYKNGDDLDFVIERLKSELLSYEEVKHGRVSGIFGVKTKFVDDKIKLITAEKIRRQRFDDDSYIWVSQILNYNGGDNYAIRIVHPNLPETEGSFLSTSTMDTRGNKPYLEELDGINKNGELFFSYYFKKLNSDEIAEKLSYSRLYKDFDWVIATGVYIDEVDAYVENTNIKSKSLAREIVLQLMLVILIVMSAGIALVVHTEGIYSKKMNKRLKNEADYDALTNAYSRRRGVEELANAYSSFVKGSQNPTLMMFDLDRFKLINDNFGHDIGDVVLRRTVEAINEIIKDTDIIIRWGGDEFIGVFYGLKKEEAIEIAQRILDKINSIEIPVKTSEIDDIVKIEMSIGVTYFSKSDRQASDAVKRADDAMYESKETGRNKVSYFDVEDL
- a CDS encoding thioredoxin family protein, whose translation is MNSNNTYVYINSAEELERMKQNPVYILYFSSEDCNVCHSVFPKLLELNETAKLPIGRIDVNQNLEIAGQHLVFNIPTILIFNENSEILRESRFIDFSKLERILNLL
- a CDS encoding anaerobic nitric oxide reductase flavorubredoxin — encoded protein: MKKHLKNNVHWVGKVDWELRKFHGDDYSTHKGSTYNSYLIQEEKTVLVDTVWMPFANEFVENLKSEIDLNSIDYIVINHGEVDHSGALPELMKHIPNTPIYCSANAVKSLKGQYHQDWNLNVVKTGDTLDVGNNKQLIFVEMPMLHWPDSMASFLTGDNILFSNDAFGQHYATEMLYNDLVDQCELFSEALKYYANILTPFSAILKKKLEEVIALNLPIEIIATSHGVIWRDNPMQIVEKYAKWYDNYQENQITIIYDTMWNGTKTLAEKIAEGIALEDKDVTVKIFNLAKCDNNDLISEVFKSKTVLIGSPTVGNSVLHPVAGFIHFMKELKFKNKKASGFGCYGWSGEGTKVINDMLKNAGFEIIGEGFKHQWNPDEEAKQKAVDFGKEIAKA